The genomic region GTTCTAGCTCTGCTACCTTGAGTTTACCATCAACCACCGAAAAAATAGCTTTCGCCGGATTGTATTGGACAGCTACCTACCCATATGAAGAGGGCGAAATGGTAAAAGGAAATACAGAATATCTTTATGTCGAAAAAACCAAAAGAAAAGAAACATACCATCAAATTCTCTTCAAATTACCGGAAGGAAATTATCAAACTGTCCGCGGAGAAATCCTAACAGATCAAGTGGACAGTATTGCCAAGCCATACGTATGTTTTGCAGATGTGACTTCCCATTTGCAAAAATTAACTATTCCTTCTGGTGAATATACCGTTGCCAATATGCGTGCAACACAGGGGCATTTGCTTGGCGGGAGTGCCGGTGGGTGGCTTCTCTACATAATTTATGAAGATAAAAGTTTACCTAGATCCAAAATTTCTATTTATAGCGGTTGTAGGCCAGTGGTTAAAGGAGGCCATTTATTTCCTTTAAATAGTTATAATTCCACTAACACTTCTACTTCCAAGATTGTTTTTGGAGCTTTAGAAGGGGACGAACGCTTAAAAACGGATGAAGTCTATCTACGCTTCAAATCTGGTAAACAAAGCGCTCTTTCAAACATTGGAAGGGATCAGCGGAATTTCTTCAATAGCTCCATTACCTTTAACGATAGCATAATGATGCAGCGAAAACCTAACAGTAAGAATACTTTGGGTTTTGACATAGCTACTATTTCTCCTTCTTCGGAAGAAAAGACTGAAAAAGGAGTTTTAGAAAAAGTAACTCAAATTGATTTTAAGACGGTAAGGGATACTTATTTTTTATTTTTTGTAAGTGTTGAGAATTTAATGACCGATTAATTATTAAAAATTTTTATATCTCCTTTTGAAAGCCTAACACGTCCAGAATTCTACCAAATTTTTCCCCAGCATTTTTAAATCTTGAACATATTGAATATCCGCATTTTTCGAAAAGGGCAATACTGCCAATATTATCCCCTGTAATAATACCTAGCAGATTTTTAATACCATTAGCTTTGGCTTTTTCTTCTATAAAAAGAAGAGATTTTTTGCCTATTCCCTTACCTTCATATCCGTTTTTAAGGTAAATAGTAACCTCGGCAGTTCGGTCGTAGGCTTGGCGCTTTTTAAAATGGGTTGTAAAACAATATCCAGCCAATTCGTCGTTGGCATAAATTAAAAATGAATGGTATAAGTGATGATCAAAATATAAGAGTTCTTTTAATTCATCTAAAGAAATGGGTTCTGTATGAAAAGTAGCGGTTGAATTTGCTATATACCAATCATAGATTTCCTTAATCAAAGGAAGATGTTTTTCTTCAATTATTTTAAAAGATAATTTCATAAAGTGTATTCAAGTATTTTAGCCTTTTAAGTAATCTATGAGCTGTTCCATCGCTTTAGCACGATGACTAATTTTATTTTTTTCTTCTGAAGACAATTCAGCGAAAGTTTGTGTGTATCCTTCTGGTTTAAAAATAGGGTCGTAACCAAAGCCATTGCTTCCTTTTCTCTCGGAGGTAATTTCACCAGAGACTATTCCATTAAATATAATGCGTTCTCGATCTGTACGAAGGGAGATAACAGTCTTAAATCTACCCGAACGGTCTTTTTTGCCTTCCATTTCTTTTAAAAGCTTATCGATATTGTCTTCTGAATTTTTTTGAGCTCCAGCATACCTTGCAGAATATACCCCAGGTGCACCATCCAAACTGCTAACTTCGAGTCCGGTATCATCTGCAAAGCAGCTTATTTCATATTTTTCAAATACATAGTTTGCTTTTATGGCAGCATTCTCTTCAATTGTTTTTCCAGTTTCTTCTATTTCTTCATGGCAGCCAATATCGTCGAGGCTTAATAATTCTATGTGGGAAGGTATCATAGCCTGTACTTCAGCTAGTTTATTCTTATTATGGGTAGCAAAAACGAGTTTCATAGCGTTGTTTTTGAGTTGATTAAACTATAACATGTTAATTTTTGGTTGTATATTTAAAATAGCACTTTTTCAAATTAAAAAAATAGCTGATGCAAAAGTATATATTAATAGCGTCTTTTCTCCTTTTTACGCAATTTCTTCAATCTCAAACGGTACAAAAAGATTCTGTAGACACTAAATCTGTTGAAGACAAGCGGTTCGATCTTACCATAATGCCATTCTTGAGCTATAACCGAAATTTGGAATTTATGTTTGGAGCCATTCCTATGGCGATGTATAGACTACAGAAGAACGATACTATTTCACCAAAATCCATTTCTGGTCTTTCTGCGGTTTACACTACCAACAGCTCTTATTTTATTTCTGTTTTTAATCGGTTTTTCTTTAATGAAGATCGTTGGCGGGCAAAAATGTTTTTTATAACAGGAGATTACAACTCCCAATTTTTTATGCAGGATGAGGAGGTTACTCCTGGTTTTTACGATTACGGCACCAAAGCCACCGTTTTTAGTATCGGTTTTCAGCGTAGAATTATCGAAGATTTATATGGAGGGTTGACCTATACCTATGCACATTACGATACGGTTTATGAAGACGATGTACAACCACCTTCCATTGTGGAGACCAATGCTATTGAATTAAACACGCTTTACGATTCCCGGGATAATGTATACTATCCTAAAAAAGGCGAAAAGGTTTCGCTTAGATATATTGCCTTTCCTGAATGGTTTGGGAACGAATTTACAGCCAATAAAATCCTTACGGAATATAATAAATATATCGGGATGAAAAATGGTAGGGATGTGTTAGCGGCGCGATTTTCTGGAAAATTTGGCTTGGGGGACATTGCTTTCCAACAACAGGTTACTATTGGAGGGAAAGATATTCGTGGATATTCGCAAGGGGAGTTTCGTGGAGACGGACTCATGGCGTTGCAAGGAGAATACCGTTATAACTTTGCCAAAAAAATGGGATTGGTAGGTTTTGCGGGTCTTGCCACTATTTATGGGTCGGATACGGAAGATTTTAACTGGGGATTGTACCCTGGTGCTGGGGTAGGATATCGATACCAGGCTTTTAAAAAAGTGAAATTTAATATTGGAATAGATGCCGCCGTTGGAAAAGATGATTGGGGCGTATATTTTAGAATCGGAGAGGCATTTTAACTTAAAGTATATAAAGTACTAAGTACCAAGTAAAAAGTATAAGGTACAAACTATAAAGATCAGTTAAAGGTTTTCAAATGGCATTAGCTCCAATAGTAGCAATCTACTTATAAGGTAATTACTACAAATTCTTGTCGTAATGGATCTAATTCAGCAAAAAGAACATTTATAAATTTTGTTCCAAATTCATCATAAATATTGGCAAAATTGTCCGTGCGTTCTTGTAGGGACTGATTGGGGAATAATTCATTCTGCAAATCGGTCATTCTAGAAACCTGATCTGCCAATTTTTTCTTTTGTGCTTTTAATAGCCGCCTTTCCAAATGCTCCAATCCTTTTAACTGTTTTACCTCTTGAGCTTTTACCGCACCCAAAAACGATTTGTCCGTAAGCGTTGCCAAACGATACATTTCTTCAAACTGTTGTACCAAATGCTCTTTTTGTTGGTCGAAATTAATATCAATATTACTTATTTCCCGAACTTTTCTGTTGATAAAAGAATGCCGTTTTAAAAATAATTGAGAAAGTGTAATATTTAGTTTTTCGAGTTTTTTGGCTTGTTTTTCGGTAATTACCAAGGCAGAATTCCTCAACAAAAGCATTGGAAAGGGGACATCAGCAGTTTCAAAAAAGCTTTTTAACTCCAACCAGTATGCCAATTCACCACCTCCCCCAATATAGCAAAGGTTAGGCAATATAACTTCTTGGTAAAGCGGGCGTGTCATTACATTTGGGGAAAATCTCTCTGGATGTTGTTGCAAATGTTCTTTTAATTCTTCTTTGCTCCAAGAAATATCGGTTTCAAAAACTTGGTAACTGCCATCTACTTCCACGATGCGTTCCCGTAACCCTTCTTTGTAAAATAGGTTGATCTCTCTAGGGTTTACCTGAATTTTATAGGATGCATCAATCTTGTTGAACTTATCTATGGTATCGGTAACTGCTTTTTGGGAATCCTGTTGAAACAATTCATTTTCCATATGAGGGATAAATAATTCTTTCAAACGTTTGTCGGCCGCATCAATAATTACAAGTCCGTTTTCCCCAAACAATTTATTGGCTAAAAACCGCGTTGCATCTGTTAGATTGTCGTGCTCTAGATAGGCTTGTTTAAACCAATTTTTAAGGGTTTCGGCATTATTTCCAATGCCCAATTCTTGACTGAACAATTGAAATACTTGTTCTAAACCATCGGTTGGGAGGTTGCCAACAGCACCGCCACTTTCTTTGGTTTCTGGCCCTTGCCATTGAAATTTTTTACCTCGGAAATTAAAAAAGTTTATTTCTTCGAAATCATGATCTTCGGTGGCCATCCAATAGATGGGAACAAAATTCTGGTCGGGATACCTCTCTTGAAGCTGTTTGGCCAAATTAATAGTAGAAACAATTTTGTATAGAAAATATAGGGGGCCGGTAAATAGATTCAATTGATGCCCGGTAACAATGGTAAAAGTATTCTCTTCTTTTAGATTGTTAATATGTTGTAAAGTAGTTTTTGAGGTTTCTATGGAACTGTACTGTTGCTCCAGTACTTCTGCCAATACGACCCGATTTTTCTTAGGGAAAGCCTTGCCTTTTTCTTCTATTTGAAGTTTGAAATTTTCTAAATGAGGAAACCGATGGTAAAAAGGTTTTAAGGAATCTTTTTCTTCCAGGTAATCGCAAATAAGATTCGAAAAATATCCTGTTTCTTTAAATGATATATAATTTGTTGGCATAGTTCTTTATTCAATACAATAAATTGCTACCGCTACCTTTTTTCTTTTGCGCTAGGGATTGCAGCGGCATCCTATCTTACATTACGTTTAAGTCGACTGTAAAAAAATACCTTACGAAAACGGGTTTCAATAGAATTGTAAAAGTAAGGTAAAATAGATACAGCGAAAAGCCCGACCCAAAATTATGTGTATCATAAATTTTGGGGAGCGCCCCTAAAAAATGTGAAATTATGTTTTTAGACAGTGGTATTTTAAACTTCCAGCAAAATGGCGCTTTTCATTTAAAATTTAACTGAAGTTGTAAAATACTTTTATTTAATTAGTAGTTTTGAAATTCTAATTCGAATCCTAATTATGAAGTTACGACTACTACTTTTTTCATTTTTTATTACTGGTTTATTCTATGCCCAAACGGTTAAATCCCCTTCTGAATTTTTGGGATACGAACTGGGAAGTTATTTTTCAAGACATCACCAAGTTATCGACTATTATAAGTATTTAGCTAATGCTTTGCCAGAAATGATTAAAATAGAATCGTATGGGAAAACCAACGAGGGCAGGGAATTGCTTATTGCTTATGTTTCTAATGCTGAAAACATAAAGGCTTTGGAAACGATAAAAAAAGAACATCTCGCAGCTATTAATGGTGATACCAATGCCGATAAAGCCGTAGTTTGGTTAAGTTATAATGTACATGGAAATGAAAGTGTGAGCACGGAAGCTTCCCTGCAAACCATTTACGACTTGGTAACGACCAAGAAAGATTGGCTTAAAAATACCTTGGTAATTATAGATCCTTGTGTAAATCCAGATGGAAGGGATCGCTATGTAAATTTTTATAACAGTTTTAAAAACACACCTTATAATGTAGATAAAAACTCCAAGGAACATCATGAGCCATGGTTGGCCGGAAGACCCAACCATTATATGTTTGATTTAAACAGAGACTGGGCTTGGGGGACACAATTGGAAAGCAGACAGCGCCTAAAGGTTTATAATGAGTGGTTACCGCATATTCATGTAGACTTCCATGAACA from Galbibacter sp. BG1 harbors:
- the bshC gene encoding bacillithiol biosynthesis cysteine-adding enzyme BshC, which translates into the protein MPTNYISFKETGYFSNLICDYLEEKDSLKPFYHRFPHLENFKLQIEEKGKAFPKKNRVVLAEVLEQQYSSIETSKTTLQHINNLKEENTFTIVTGHQLNLFTGPLYFLYKIVSTINLAKQLQERYPDQNFVPIYWMATEDHDFEEINFFNFRGKKFQWQGPETKESGGAVGNLPTDGLEQVFQLFSQELGIGNNAETLKNWFKQAYLEHDNLTDATRFLANKLFGENGLVIIDAADKRLKELFIPHMENELFQQDSQKAVTDTIDKFNKIDASYKIQVNPREINLFYKEGLRERIVEVDGSYQVFETDISWSKEELKEHLQQHPERFSPNVMTRPLYQEVILPNLCYIGGGGELAYWLELKSFFETADVPFPMLLLRNSALVITEKQAKKLEKLNITLSQLFLKRHSFINRKVREISNIDINFDQQKEHLVQQFEEMYRLATLTDKSFLGAVKAQEVKQLKGLEHLERRLLKAQKKKLADQVSRMTDLQNELFPNQSLQERTDNFANIYDEFGTKFINVLFAELDPLRQEFVVITL
- a CDS encoding GNAT family N-acetyltransferase, encoding MKLSFKIIEEKHLPLIKEIYDWYIANSTATFHTEPISLDELKELLYFDHHLYHSFLIYANDELAGYCFTTHFKKRQAYDRTAEVTIYLKNGYEGKGIGKKSLLFIEEKAKANGIKNLLGIITGDNIGSIALFEKCGYSICSRFKNAGEKFGRILDVLGFQKEI
- a CDS encoding non-canonical purine NTP diphosphatase, which encodes MKLVFATHNKNKLAEVQAMIPSHIELLSLDDIGCHEEIEETGKTIEENAAIKANYVFEKYEISCFADDTGLEVSSLDGAPGVYSARYAGAQKNSEDNIDKLLKEMEGKKDRSGRFKTVISLRTDRERIIFNGIVSGEITSERKGSNGFGYDPIFKPEGYTQTFAELSSEEKNKISHRAKAMEQLIDYLKG
- a CDS encoding BamA/TamA family outer membrane protein, whose translation is MQKYILIASFLLFTQFLQSQTVQKDSVDTKSVEDKRFDLTIMPFLSYNRNLEFMFGAIPMAMYRLQKNDTISPKSISGLSAVYTTNSSYFISVFNRFFFNEDRWRAKMFFITGDYNSQFFMQDEEVTPGFYDYGTKATVFSIGFQRRIIEDLYGGLTYTYAHYDTVYEDDVQPPSIVETNAIELNTLYDSRDNVYYPKKGEKVSLRYIAFPEWFGNEFTANKILTEYNKYIGMKNGRDVLAARFSGKFGLGDIAFQQQVTIGGKDIRGYSQGEFRGDGLMALQGEYRYNFAKKMGLVGFAGLATIYGSDTEDFNWGLYPGAGVGYRYQAFKKVKFNIGIDAAVGKDDWGVYFRIGEAF